The Desmonostoc muscorum LEGE 12446 genome includes a region encoding these proteins:
- a CDS encoding acyl carrier protein, whose translation MENSRVQDSTISLVPAIKTTPTTAEIKGWIVSYLTNLLEVEADDIDVTIPFDRYGLDSAIALGMIGELEEWLGYELDPTLLYDYPTIEALVKHLSLNVQHN comes from the coding sequence ATGGAAAATTCTCGTGTTCAAGATAGCACAATTTCTTTAGTTCCTGCTATTAAAACTACACCAACAACGGCAGAAATTAAAGGATGGATAGTTTCTTATCTGACAAACCTATTAGAAGTTGAAGCTGACGATATAGATGTAACCATTCCCTTCGATCGCTACGGTCTAGATTCAGCCATAGCACTAGGGATGATTGGGGAACTAGAAGAGTGGTTGGGATATGAACTCGATCCTACCTTACTGTATGATTACCCGACAATTGAAGCTTTAGTGAAGCATTTAAGTTTGAATGTGCAGCACAACTAA